In Neovison vison isolate M4711 chromosome 11, ASM_NN_V1, whole genome shotgun sequence, one genomic interval encodes:
- the NPY1R gene encoding neuropeptide Y receptor type 1: MNSTFFSQVENHSIFCNFSENSQFLAFESDDCHLPLAMIFTLALAYGAVIILGVSGNLALIIIILKQKEMRNVTNILIVNLSFSDLLVAIMCLPFTFVYTLMDHWVFGEAMCKLNPFVQCVSITVSIFSLVLIAVERHQLIINPRGWRPSNRHAYVGIAVIWVLAVVSSLPFLIYQVLTDEPFQNVTLDAFKDKYVCFDKFPSDSHRLSYTTLLLMLQYFGPLCFIFICYFKIYIRLKRRNNMMDKMRDNKYRSSETKRINIMLLSIVVAFAVCWLPLTIFNTVFDWNHQIIATCNHNLLFLLCHLTAMISTCVNPIFYGFLNKNFQRDLQFFFNFCDFRSRDDDYETIAMSTMHTDVSKTSLKQASPVAFKKINTDDNEKI, encoded by the exons atgaattcaacatttttttcccagGTTGAAAATCATTCAATCTTCTGTAATTTTTCAGAGAATTCCCAGTTTTTGGCTTTTGAAAGCGATGATTGTCATCTGCCCTTGGCCATGATATTTACATTAGCTCTCGCTTACGGAGCTGTAATTATTCTTGGGGTCTCTGGAAACCTGGCCTTAATTATAATCATCTTGAAACAAAAGGAGATGAGAAATGTTACCAATATCCTGATTGTGAACCTTTCCTTCTCAGACTTGCTTGTTGCCATCATGTGTCTCCCTTTCACATTTGTCTACACCTTAATGGACCACTGGGTTTTTGGTGAGGCAATGTGCAAGTTGAATCCTTTTGTGCAATGTGTTTCAATCACCGTGTCCATTTTCTCTCTGGTTCTCATTGCTGTGGAGCGCCATCAGCTGATAATCAACCCGCGAGGGTGGAGACCCAGTAACAGACATGCTTATGTAGGTATTGCTGTCATTTGGGTCCTTGCTGTGGTTTCTTCTCTACCTTTCCTCATCTATCAAGTATTGACAGATGAGCCGTTCCAGAATGTAACACTTGACGCATTCAAGGACAAATACGTGTGCTTTGATAAGTTTCCATCGGACTCCCATAGGTTATCCTATACAACTCTCCTCTTGATGCTGCAGTATTTTGGCCCactctgttttatatttatttgctacTTCAAG ATATATATACGCTTAAAAAGGAGAAACAACATGATGGACAAGATGAGAGACAATAAATACAGGTCCAGTGAAACCAAAAGAATCAACATCATGCTGTTGTCCATCGTAGTAGCATTTGCAGTCTGCTGGCTACCCCTTACCATCTTTAACACTGTGTTTGATTGGAATCATCAGATCATTGCTACGTGCAACCACAATCTGTTATTCCTGCTGTGCCACCTTACAGCAATGATTTCCACTTGTGTCAACCCCATATTTTATGGATTTCTGAACAAAAATTTCCAGAGAGACTTGCAGTTCTTCTTTAACTTTTGTGATTTCCGGTCTCGGGATGATGACTATGAGACAATAGCCATGTCTACCATGCACACAGATGTTTCTAAGACTTCTTTGAAACAAGCAAGCCCAGTCGCATTTAAGAAAATCAACACTGATGATAATGAAAAAATCTGA